TATCGGCAGCTTGGCCTGCCGGACCCGGAGACCATCGGCTACCGCTATCCCCACCAGGTCTCCGGGGGGCAGTTGCAGCGCGCCATGGTGGCCATGGCCATGGCCACCGACCCGGATATCATCATCTTCGACGAGCCCACCACGGCTCTGGACGTGACCACCCAGATCGAGGTCCTGGCCGCCATCAAGAACGTCATCCAGCAGCTCAACACGGCCGCCATCTATATCACCCACGATCTGGCGGTGGTGGCTCAGCTGGCCGACCGCATCATGGTCCTGCGCCACGGCAACCTGGTGGAAGAGGGCGCGGCCCGAGAGATGCTGGAAAACCCGCAGAAGGAATACACCCGCCGGCTGCTGTCGGTGCGAGGTCTGCGCGAGGACAAGGCTCAGGCCGCCGCAGACCGCGACGTGATCCTGGACGTTCAGAACGTCTCCGCCAGCTACGTCAAGGGCGTCAACATCGTGGAAGACATCAACCTCAGGATACGACGGCGCAAAACCGTGGCCGTCGTGGGGGAATCCGGCAGCGGCAAGACCACCGTGGCCCGGGTGATCACCGGCCTGCTGCCAGCGCACCAGGGTAAAATCGTTTTTGACGGTCAGGAGCTCTCGCCGGATCTGCAGTCGCGAAAGCGCGAAAGCCTCCAGCGCCTGCAGATGATCTACCAGATGCCGGACGTGGCGCTCAACCCGCGCCAGAAGATCCGCAAGATCATCGGGCGGCCGCTGGCCTTCTACTTCGGCATCGGCGGCCGAAAAGCCCTGGAGCGGATCCAGGAGCTGCTGCGTCTGGTGGAGCTGCCCGAAAACTATGCCGATCGCTACCCCTCGGAGCTTTCCGGGGGCGAAAAGCAGCGTATCTGCATCGCCCGGGCGCTGGCCGCCAACCCCGACCTGGTGATTTGCGACGAGATCACCTCGGCGCTGGACCAGCTGGTGGCCGAGGGCATTCTGAAACTGCTGCAGAACCTTCAGAACGATCTGGGGGTTTCCTATCTTTTCATCACCCACGACCTGGCGACGGTCAAGGCCATCGCCGACGAGATCGTGGTTATGCTAAACGGCCGTATCGTGGAGCAGGGCGCCAAGGGTGAGATCCTCAGGCCGCCTCACCACGAGTACACCGAACTGCTGCTCTCCTCGGTGCCGGAAATGGATCCCGACTGGCTGGACAACCTTCTGGAGGAACGCACCACCAACTGACCCGGCCCATCGCCCGCTGGGAAAAATTACGTCCGCTGGATGACCGGCGCGGCATCCAAATAGAAAGGAGCGGCACCCGCGGGTGCCGCTCCTTTTTCACGCTGGGCGAAGGCACGGCCGCAGACCGCGCAATAACGGTCGCCGCAGTGGACTTCGTCTGGGGCCCGAATCAGCGCAGGGCTGAGCGGGGGGCTTTGCCGGCGAGGGGGTTGTAGAGCTTCATGATCGCGAATTTCATCACATCCAGGGTTTTCATGTCCGATACAATGCCGACCAGCTTCTCCTCGGCATCCGGCGGCAGCACGCAGGCCTTGGTGGCGTCAAAGGTCAGGTCCGGAAAGCCTTTGACCAGCTTTTTCTGGTCTTTGGCGGTCATCGGCACCTGGATCGCCTGCTTGCCTCCGATCTCTACGGCCTTGTCCGCCAAACCGGCGGCCTCGATCTTCTTGAGTTTGGCATCATCCAAAAAGACATTGATAAAGAAATCCGACATGTTTTTTCCTCCCGTTGTGATTGGCTGAAATTAAAGGTAAAGGCCCCAAACCGTCCAATTCCCTATTCGAGACGGCGGGGGGTGTCAAGCCAAGAATTCCCCCGATGGCGGGAGAAATTAAAATCGTGTGCCATTGTAAACGATAGGTGTGCGCCCGCGGCCGACCGGTTGCGCCGGTTTGATGGAGGCCTGCGGGATCGTACCGGCTCCTTTCTCCAGAGCGCAGTGAAGCTTTTCCATCTTGCAATGAACGGAAAAATATTTCAAGAATAAATGACTCGTTGGCCCCGCCGCTTCAGGCCGCCGCGCCGGGGATGGGCCCGTTTGGCGGTCCTGCGAGCCTGCAGCCAGCGCTTTGGCGCCTGACCCAAAGCGCGCCAAGGGAGCGCAAAAATCGAAACGGATATCAAGATAACGGGGCCCGTGCCCGGCGCCTGTGCGCGCATCGCCGCCTTGCATGCGGACTATTACGGCCGCAACTGGGGTTTCGGCGCGGTTTTCAAAGAGACCATCACCGACGGCGTGACCGCTTTCCTGGAGCGCTTCGACCCGCGGCGGGACGGTTTTTGGACGGTCTGCGTGAAGGGGGAGGTGGTGGGGGCCATCGCCATCGATGCTATTCACGCCGAAAGCGAAGGGGCGCACCTGCGCTGGTTTATTCTCAGCGAAGACCTGCGGGGCCGCGGCCTGGGCAACCGCCTGCTCTCCCTGGCGATCGCCTTTTGCCGCGAGCGGGGCTACGGGCGCGTCTACCTGTGGACCTTCGAAGGCCTGCTGGCGGCCCGGCACCTCTATCAAAAATATGGCTTCCGCCTCGTAGAGGCGCGACCGGGCAGCCAGTGGGGCCTGGAGGTGATGGAGCAGCGGTTCGTTCTGGATCTGACGGTCAGCCCGCCCAACCCCCCATAGGCCGCCGCGCACCTCGGGCTTGGGTCGGTTTTCGTGGCCGCGAGCGGCAGCAATGAAACTTCAAAAGCCGGGGTAAAACTGTGCAAATCATCGAAGATATCTGGCAGGTGGGCGGCGAGGGCCTGACGGCGCCGGGCGATGCGGCCGTCTATCTGGTCCGCTTCGGCCCTCAGGCGGCGCTGATCGACGCCGGCTGCGGGCCGGGCCATCAGCGGCTGGTGGAAAACGTGTTCGCCTGCCTGCCGCCCGGCACGGCTGTTACCCACCTGCTGCTGACCCACTGCCACTTCGACCACAGCGGCGGCGCTGCGGTCCTTCGCGAGCACTACGGCTGCCGCATCATTGCCCACGCCAAAGACGCCGCCTTCCTGGAGGCGGGCGACGACCGGGTCACCGCCGCCGCCTGGTACGGCGCCCGCATGCGGCCGTTGACCGTCGATCACCGGATCACGGCCAGTCGGGAAACCATCGCTGTCGGCGACGGCATGCTGACCGCCCACCACTGCCCCGGCCACTCCCCCGGATCGCTGGTCTTCACCACCCGCCGCCACGGGCGGACCGTGCTCTTTGCCCAGGACGTCCACGGCCCGCTGCACCCCTCCCTGCTTTCGGATGCCGCCCAATACCGCGATTCGCTCCGGTACCTGCTGGAACTGGAAGCCGACATCCTCTGCGAGGGCCACTTCGGCGTCCACCAGGGGCGCGTGGCCGTCAAGAATTTCATTCGCCGCTATCTCCATGCGACCGACCAGGGCCTTTGAGGTTTCAAGCCGTCACTGCGGGGGAAATGCGCACGGCCCGAAACGACCGACAGCCGCCCCCTGGGGGGGTGTCCATCGGGGGGCGCCGCTGGGTGGCATGTCGCTGGCCGGTTGGACGGGTTTTGGAATCTTTGAGGGGGTTTTCAACCCTTTCGTGTCGTCGCCGGCGCGCTTTGGAGAAGCATCGTGTTCCTGATGGATTATCCTTTGCCAGCGATCGCCATATCCGCGGCCTGTTTCACCGATGCCCATCTGTCTGGCCCAGATTCGGACCGCTTTTGTGGCCAGGCCCTGGGAAATGGCCCAGGCCTCGAAGAAGTTTTCCAAGGACTTTTTTTGAAGATCGATGAAAACCCTTGCCATTAACGCCGCATCCATGGCGCACTCCTTTCGGGCAGACCTTTTTAGGGGTCCAAATTGCTCAGTTTACCGGCTATCCACCGGGATAAGATTGTTTTCTTGAAAAAGGCCACCGTCCCAAGCCAGGGCGCGGGTCCTGCCGTTACACCACGTTACCCAACAAAAAACGCACGAGCGCCGCTTGAATGCATTCCGGAAGGGTTTCCATGTGGTGGCGGCAGTCCGGGCAAAAAAGCAGCCCGCTTCCGGGATGCCGAAACAGTTCGTCGGCGCCCCTTTGTTCACAAAAATCGCAGGCCCGGCCGGCAGCGGAAACAATCGGCCCACAGGCGAAGGCCCTCCTTGGGGTGAATTCCACACCAATGCCATAACGCGGGGCTTCATCGTTCGCCACCTGATCGCACCATTTAACCCTGGCCCTGAGACCATCATCGGGGTCGGTTTCAACCCCGCTAGGGTAATGCCCCATGACTTTTATGGACAGAACCGATTGGGGGGGCAGGGGAGCGTCCGCTTCAAAATACATTCCGTCCGGACAGCTGTTGAGCATGACGCCGCGGCGATAGCCTCTGGCACCGCCGCCAGATAGAACCGGCACCCGGTCGGACTTCCGGGTGAATTTTCTTCCCGTCGGGGTGGTCATTTCGCCAACTCGCCTCCAATCCCGTTTTGCGCTTGGATGTCAAAAGTCCGCCGGCGCCTGTCTTTGCACCGCGGAAGGTATTTGAGGGCTTTTGTCCCATAAAAAGATGAAATCAAAATTAGGTTTGGGTTGGTTTTTCGTTTTGGCTGGGCTCGCGACACACTTTTTTAAAGGGCAGGCCACGGGGAATTGTCCGCGATGGGGACTCTGAACCGACCTGGGGCGGTTCGAAATCGATTAGCGCTTCAGGCGGCCCGGGGGTCACCCGTCACCCGCGGCCGCGGGGGCTCGTCGCTGGCCCCGTCACGACGAGGGCTCATGATTTCGGACAACGGTTGCCCGATCCAGCTGTAATGCGGCTGGATCCCCAGCAGATGGGCGATGGTGGGCGCCGTATCCAGGATGCTGACCGGCGCCGCGATGCGGTGCCCGGGACGCACATCGGGCCCCCAGGCGATCCATGGGATGGTCAGGTTCTCGGGGGTGGCCTCCTGGTGGTGGGTTCCGGACCCGCCGTGGTCGCTTTGCAGGATGATGTGGGTTGCGCCGGTCATGCCCGCCTCGTCCAGCGCGGCTTTCAGGGTGCCGACGGCCCGGTCGGCTGCCGAGAGGGCATCGAAATAGGCCGGCGACATCCAGCCGGCCGCGTGACCGGCCTGGTCGACGCCCTCGAGGTAGACAAAGAGAAGCGCCGGCTTGAAACTGACCAGACAGGCCGCCGCGGCCCGGGCGAGGTGGAGATCGCCATCGGCGCGCTGCAGGGTGTTGAGGTAATAAACGAAATCCAGGGCTTCGGGGGGCGCGAGGTTTCTCAGGTGCTCCCAGCTGTAGACCGCCGCGGTGAACAGGCCGTTGTACTTGGCCACCTCGAAAAGGCCGGCGGTTGCTGGCGATGGATGGGGCCGGCCGGTGTTGGTCAGCACATTGTGGCCGATGGGCTTCTGAGAGGTGAAAAGTGAGTAATGGGCCGGCAGGGTGAGCGACGGCGACACGGTTTCAGCGCTCATGGAAGCCGCGCCGGCGGCCGCCAGGGCATCGATGTTAGGCGTGGCGCCGCGCTGCAGGGCGTCCGGACGGCAGCCGTCGATGAGGATCAGAATGACGTGGGGCATCTGTTTTTTTGCTCCGCATGAATTTCAGGCGACCTTCCCGGACCCGGCAGTACTCGTAGAGCACGGCTCCGGCAACGGTCAGGGTGATAAATATCACGGCCAGGGCGTTCATGGCCGGGCTGATGAAGACCCGCAGCTTGGTGCCGATGTAAATGGGCAAGGTCTGCTGGAAGCCGATCGCAAACAGCGTGGTGTTGTAGTTCTCAAAAGACTGCATGAAGGCCAGAACCGCCGAAGATACCAAGGCCGGCCTGAGGAATGGCAGGGTGATTTTTAGAAAGACCTGCAGATGGGTCCCCCCCAAATCAAAGGCGGCCTCCTCCTGGGTGCGGTCAAACCGCTGCAACCGGGCCATAATCAGCAGCATGCAGTAGGCGCTGATGAAAGTGGCCTGTCCCATGACGGCCGTCCAGAGGCCGCCGCTGACGTGGAACCATCGGTCCCAGAAAAGAAAGGTCGAGATGCCCAGAATGATGCCCGGCGTCAGGATGGGGGAGACCAGGAGGGCGTAGCAGACGTCCCGGGCCCGGAAATGCAGGCGGGTCAGAAACAGCGCGCCCGCCAGCCCGATGGGGACTGCGATGGCGACCACGGCGCCGCCGACGACAAAGCTGTTTTGCAGGGCCGGCCACAATTGGTCGTCGGCATACAGGTGCCGAAACCATTTCAGGGTGAATCCCTCCCAGGGGGTAACCTGGGGGATGCTGCTGCGGTTGAAGGCCACGATGCCCATGAACAGCAGCGGAAGGAAAAGGTAGGTGAAGAACAGGGTAATGTAGGCGGCGCTGGTGAAGCGACGGACCGTGCGGCTGGACATCATTGGGCGAGCTCTTCCAGCCTGAGCCGAAACACCTTCAGCATCAGAAAAACGAATGCCAGGCAGAGGCCGGCCAGCACGGTGGCATAGGCCGCGCCCTGGTTCCAGTTGGCGGTTTCGAAATTGGTATAGATGATTTCGGTGAACCAGAAACTGCTCGGGCTGCCCAGGAGCTGCGGGGCGGCGATGGAGCCGGCCGCCAGCATGAAGGTCATGATGCACCCGACGGCAATGCCGGGCTTGGCATGCGGGATGACGATATCCCGGTGGATCCTCGCCCGGGACGCTCCCAGGTCCCGGGCCGCCTCCAGCTGGTGGCGATCGAGGCTCTCCATGGCGTTGTAAAGT
The sequence above is a segment of the Desulfobacteraceae bacterium genome. Coding sequences within it:
- a CDS encoding ABC transporter ATP-binding protein, whose product is YRQLGLPDPETIGYRYPHQVSGGQLQRAMVAMAMATDPDIIIFDEPTTALDVTTQIEVLAAIKNVIQQLNTAAIYITHDLAVVAQLADRIMVLRHGNLVEEGAAREMLENPQKEYTRRLLSVRGLREDKAQAAADRDVILDVQNVSASYVKGVNIVEDINLRIRRRKTVAVVGESGSGKTTVARVITGLLPAHQGKIVFDGQELSPDLQSRKRESLQRLQMIYQMPDVALNPRQKIRKIIGRPLAFYFGIGGRKALERIQELLRLVELPENYADRYPSELSGGEKQRICIARALAANPDLVICDEITSALDQLVAEGILKLLQNLQNDLGVSYLFITHDLATVKAIADEIVVMLNGRIVEQGAKGEILRPPHHEYTELLLSSVPEMDPDWLDNLLEERTTN
- a CDS encoding GNAT family N-acetyltransferase, translating into MPGACARIAALHADYYGRNWGFGAVFKETITDGVTAFLERFDPRRDGFWTVCVKGEVVGAIAIDAIHAESEGAHLRWFILSEDLRGRGLGNRLLSLAIAFCRERGYGRVYLWTFEGLLAARHLYQKYGFRLVEARPGSQWGLEVMEQRFVLDLTVSPPNPP
- a CDS encoding MBL fold metallo-hydrolase, with amino-acid sequence MQIIEDIWQVGGEGLTAPGDAAVYLVRFGPQAALIDAGCGPGHQRLVENVFACLPPGTAVTHLLLTHCHFDHSGGAAVLREHYGCRIIAHAKDAAFLEAGDDRVTAAAWYGARMRPLTVDHRITASRETIAVGDGMLTAHHCPGHSPGSLVFTTRRHGRTVLFAQDVHGPLHPSLLSDAAQYRDSLRYLLELEADILCEGHFGVHQGRVAVKNFIRRYLHATDQGL
- a CDS encoding alkaline phosphatase family protein — protein: MPHVILILIDGCRPDALQRGATPNIDALAAAGAASMSAETVSPSLTLPAHYSLFTSQKPIGHNVLTNTGRPHPSPATAGLFEVAKYNGLFTAAVYSWEHLRNLAPPEALDFVYYLNTLQRADGDLHLARAAAACLVSFKPALLFVYLEGVDQAGHAAGWMSPAYFDALSAADRAVGTLKAALDEAGMTGATHIILQSDHGGSGTHHQEATPENLTIPWIAWGPDVRPGHRIAAPVSILDTAPTIAHLLGIQPHYSWIGQPLSEIMSPRRDGASDEPPRPRVTGDPRAA
- a CDS encoding ABC transporter permease; protein product: MMSSRTVRRFTSAAYITLFFTYLFLPLLFMGIVAFNRSSIPQVTPWEGFTLKWFRHLYADDQLWPALQNSFVVGGAVVAIAVPIGLAGALFLTRLHFRARDVCYALLVSPILTPGIILGISTFLFWDRWFHVSGGLWTAVMGQATFISAYCMLLIMARLQRFDRTQEEAAFDLGGTHLQVFLKITLPFLRPALVSSAVLAFMQSFENYNTTLFAIGFQQTLPIYIGTKLRVFISPAMNALAVIFITLTVAGAVLYEYCRVREGRLKFMRSKKTDAPRHSDPHRRLPSGRPAARRHA